A single genomic interval of Candidatus Poribacteria bacterium harbors:
- the rsmB gene encoding 16S rRNA (cytosine(967)-C(5))-methyltransferase RsmB, whose amino-acid sequence MNARTVALECLLTLSHSSASIASVVDSAFGRNALEGRERRLVNGLVYGVIRWQKQLDWVLNQFINPRFQLDTRHRNILRLGAFQLLHLDGIPAHAAIFETVQLVPSRPRKSSNRRKTAGFINAVLRSIQREGTRLDYPPLDTNPTEHIAFSLSYPTWLVKRWLHTHGVSWTLAFCRASNQTAPLAFRVNTLLTQRGEVCQFLETKGLPAFLSKIAPDGIALENRTITNFDAAGELTLKDILNRNDIYVQDESAMLVAHLLSPEDAEFIVDLCAAPGGKTTHLAHLMKNTGKIIAVDASAEKIALLQKNCRRVEAHNVETRVMDATKADLEFIKTADAVLIDAPCSGFGTLRRHPDIRWNKTLKQVRALSEIQYNLLKNAAAHIKPGGILVYSTCSIERMENEDVIQRFLVDFPMYRVENARRFLPNVPLSAITPQGFVQTFPHEHGVDGTFAARLRRVPTE is encoded by the coding sequence ATGAATGCGCGCACAGTCGCCTTAGAATGCCTGTTGACCCTCTCGCACAGCAGCGCATCAATAGCATCCGTTGTTGACAGTGCATTCGGGCGGAACGCACTTGAGGGACGCGAGCGCCGATTGGTAAACGGGCTTGTCTACGGCGTTATTCGGTGGCAGAAGCAACTGGACTGGGTGCTCAATCAGTTTATCAATCCCAGATTTCAGTTAGACACGAGACATCGTAATATCCTACGTCTCGGTGCGTTCCAACTGCTACATCTTGATGGGATACCTGCACACGCAGCGATCTTTGAAACCGTCCAACTCGTTCCTTCGCGCCCACGTAAATCTTCCAATCGACGGAAGACCGCGGGGTTCATCAATGCAGTGCTCCGCTCCATCCAACGCGAAGGCACAAGGCTCGACTATCCACCACTCGATACAAACCCGACAGAACACATTGCGTTCTCGCTGTCCTATCCAACATGGTTAGTAAAGCGATGGCTTCACACACACGGCGTTTCGTGGACACTGGCGTTCTGCCGTGCAAGCAACCAAACCGCACCGCTCGCGTTCCGTGTAAATACCCTCCTGACCCAACGCGGAGAAGTTTGCCAATTTTTGGAAACGAAAGGCTTACCCGCGTTCCTTTCCAAAATCGCGCCTGACGGGATAGCACTCGAAAACCGAACAATCACTAATTTCGACGCTGCTGGTGAACTGACATTGAAAGACATTCTTAACCGAAATGACATCTATGTCCAAGATGAGAGTGCCATGTTAGTGGCACATCTACTCTCACCGGAAGACGCGGAATTCATCGTAGATTTGTGTGCTGCACCGGGTGGGAAGACGACGCATTTGGCACATCTCATGAAGAATACCGGAAAAATTATCGCCGTGGATGCCTCAGCAGAAAAAATAGCGTTGTTGCAAAAGAACTGCCGACGCGTCGAGGCACACAACGTTGAGACGCGTGTAATGGATGCGACGAAAGCTGACTTGGAGTTTATCAAAACAGCGGATGCTGTGCTTATTGATGCCCCCTGTTCAGGATTCGGAACACTTCGGCGACATCCTGACATCCGATGGAACAAAACGCTCAAACAGGTTCGCGCCCTCAGCGAAATACAATATAACCTGCTGAAGAACGCAGCGGCACACATCAAGCCGGGCGGCATTCTCGTCTACAGCACCTGCAGTATAGAGCGAATGGAAAACGAGGACGTCATCCAGCGATTTTTGGTAGACTTTCCGATGTATAGGGTGGAAAACGCACGACGTTTCCTGCCCAACGTTCCGCTGAGTGCGATAACACCACAAGGTTTCGTCCAGACTTTTCCACACGAACACGGGGTTGACGGTACGTTTGCAGCACGCCTCCGACGGGTTCCGACAGAATAA
- the rpsT gene encoding 30S ribosomal protein S20 translates to MHRQSAKKHARADNTKRIRNRHRKATIRTVMKQTETALAEGNIETAQELCRTIASLLDRAASKGVIKKGTANRQKSRLIRKLHALTAEAA, encoded by the coding sequence TTGCATCGACAATCTGCAAAGAAACACGCACGTGCGGACAACACAAAGCGGATACGCAATCGACACCGTAAAGCAACGATTCGGACAGTGATGAAACAAACAGAAACCGCCCTTGCGGAAGGTAACATCGAAACAGCACAGGAACTGTGCCGAACCATAGCCAGCCTCTTAGATAGAGCTGCCAGTAAAGGTGTTATCAAAAAAGGGACAGCGAACCGTCAAAAGTCCCGACTCATCCGCAAATTGCATGCCCTCACTGCAGAAGCAGCGTAA